In Stigmatopora argus isolate UIUO_Sarg chromosome 10, RoL_Sarg_1.0, whole genome shotgun sequence, the following proteins share a genomic window:
- the LOC144083212 gene encoding succinate receptor 1-like, with protein sequence MVFNCTEIDDLLERFYLSPFYGLEFCIGFPGNLMVVLAYLFCLPKWRSCNVYLFNLAISDLIFLCTLPRLSFLYANHQKETSYYACVINRYVLHVNLYSSILFMVWLSMDRFLLIRHPARNHFLLKPRVALVITGLSWLAVNAEVMPLITLMLQDLQSGNWSRCNDFASLQGDVSALGYSMGLTLTGYILPLFGLCGFSHRIWRLLQTQETAFQRRTTQYKRAVRVVALASVMFLVLYTPYHVMRNVRIASRQAWAGVKLCTRMYIKSLYILTRPLAFLHSVINPVFYFLMGDKCRHFLLAKFRKLGRKQGQSGEPL encoded by the exons ATG gtttttaattgCACAGAGATCGATGACTTACTGGAGAGATTCTACCTGTCACCATTTTACGGACTTGAGTTCTGTATCGGTTTCCCTGGCAATCTTATGGTCGTACTTGCCTATCTCTTTTGTCTACCCAAGTGGCGTAGCTGCAATGTTTACCTCTTCAACCTGGCAATCTCTGACCTCATATTCCTGTGCACTCTGCCCCGCCTCTCTTTCCTCTACGCCAACCACCAGAAGGAGACCAGCTACTACGCTTGTGTCATCAACCGCTACGTCCTGCATGTCAACCTCTACTCATCCATCCTGTTTATGGTCTGGCTGAGCATGGATCGCTTTTTGTTGATTCGCCACCCTGCGCGGAACCACTTCCTGCTGAAACCCCGAGTGGCGCTGGTTATTACTGGGTTAAGCTGGCTCGCCGTCAACGCCGAGGTGATGCCCTTGATAACGTTGATGCTCCAGGACCTACAGAGCGGGAACTGGAGTCGCTGCAATGACTTTGCCAGCCTCCAGGGTGATGTCAGCGCTTTGGGGTACAGTATGGGGCTCACCTTAACTGGCTACATTCTACCTCTGTTTGGTCTCTGTGGCTTCTCCCATCGGATTTGGCGGCTGCTGCAGACGCAGGAAACAGCTTTTCAGCGAAGGACGACGCAGTACAAACGAGCTGTCAGGGTTGTTGCTTTGGCATCCGTCATGTTTCTGGTTCTGTACACTCCGTACCACGTGATGAGAAACGTCAGGATAGCATCCCGCCAGGCCTGGGCAGGGGTAAAGTTATGTACAAGGATGTACATAAAGAGCCTCTATATCTTAACCCGGCCGTTGGCCTTCTTACATAGCGTCATTAACCCAGTATTCTACTTCCTCATGGGGGACAAGTGCAGACATTTCCTCCTTGCCAAGTTCAGAAAGCTGGGTAGAAAGCAAGGGCAGTCAGGAGAGCCTTTATGA